Below is a genomic region from Flammeovirgaceae bacterium SG7u.111.
CACTCAACCAACTAGAGCGCAAGAGGAAGGGCAAGAAGGCGACCCCGAGCATGCTTTCCATTGATAGCCAGTCGGTAAAGTGCGCGCCTTTTATCGGGCAGGACACGGGGCTGGACGGCAACAAGAAGGTGAACGGGAGAAAAAGGCACGTCATCACCGATACGCTCGGGCTGGTATGGGGAGTGGTCGCCACTGGCGCCAACGAGCATGACGGCACGATAGGGCAACGGGTGGTGGAGCCCCTCTTGGGCTACCTGCACAGGATGGAAAAGATCCTGGCAGACCAGGCCTATAAAAAGAAGTTCACCGGATGGGTAGAGGACAACATAAGGGGCGTAGAGGTCGAGATATCCTCTTGTCCCCCAACCCCCAGGGGCTTTGTGCCCATCAAGTGGAGATGGGTCACCGAGAGGACATTCGGCACGTTCAATTTCTTCCGGAGGCTGTCCAAAGACTATGAAAAAACTACCAAAAGCCAAGAAGCTTGGGTTTTATGGCAAAACTGCCAAATAATACTTAATAGGATCAAAAAAATGCCTATTTAAAATTTTTAAACATGATCTAAGGCTGAATGATCCATTCATAGGTCTTTCTGTATTTCGGTCCATTAAGGAATGCCCACTGAAGTAATACATATTAGCAAAAGTGCTAAGGTTTTTTAGCGGACTATATTCTAAATAAGCACCCCCATAAAACTGAGGCGTAGGAGTATAACTTACTACGGTAGAATCAAAGTTGTTATTAAATATCACATTAGTTCCTACTTGGTTCAAGTTTGTAAATTGAGTGCTTTGAAGAGTGATAAAAGTACCAAGTTGAACTCTTGAGAATAAGGCTATAATAGCCTTGGCAGTTACACCAAATTGCTTGGTTTCCAAAGAAGAATTTTCCTTTTTTCTATAAAACAACAGACTATCTTGAGATTGGGCTTCTTCTAGGTAATTATTTGAGTTATTAAAAAAGAACTCAAGGTCAAATTCAGTATTTTGAATTGCCTTTGTTCTCAACCCAACCTGTATCGAGTTCTTGGAAACTGATTTCAAGCCTTTATTGGCCTGCAGAATCAAAACATTCTCCTCTTCTACATTAGCTATTTGGTTTTGAGGGTAGTTCCGCAAAAAAGGGGAAGCATTCATAGACGTTATGCCAGCTCTAAATATAAAATCATTAGTAACCTTATAAGTACCTGTAAGAGCACCATTGAAAACAAAGGACTCCGCAATGTTATAAGTCTCCAATCGAGTAACCCCTAATAGCCTCAGTTTATCATTAACCTTTAAATCTCCATTGAGGTAAAATGATGTGTTTTGGTAAGAAAGGTCTAATGGCGGTCCGAGATTACTTCCTCCCCCTTGGTTTTCAGGGTTAAAACTCGTCACCTCACTTATATTTGAATATTTGCCTGTCTGGTAACTTATTCCAGGAATAACAACTAGCTTGTTAAACTTAAAGTTATAACTAACATTGACAAACGTTTGGCTAAAGTTATAATCACTATTAGGGTAATCAACAGAGTAATTACGCTCCCCATTCGTTAACCCTACTTGGATGTTTAGCCCATGAATATTGCCATTCACTTTGAAAAAATTACTCTTTGAGCGCCGCATAACCATCGCCATAAGGGTGTCGATACCCATAGATGTTGTTTGTGCAAGTGAGTTTTGAAGGCCTAATTGCGCATCAAAACTAATTCCCTCACTTAGCTTGAGCGTTAAGAAACCATTTGCCCCATATTTTTGGAGTGCCGCATCTGAATAGGTATTAGTT
It encodes:
- a CDS encoding IS5 family transposase; the encoded protein is METGYTRLTSRQWQYIKEYLPVERKRKYDLRDVVDSILYCMRSGQQWRSLSGEGRPPWNVVYYYFRKWQGDNTLFRLNAALNQLERKRKGKKATPSMLSIDSQSVKCAPFIGQDTGLDGNKKVNGRKRHVITDTLGLVWGVVATGANEHDGTIGQRVVEPLLGYLHRMEKILADQAYKKKFTGWVEDNIRGVEVEISSCPPTPRGFVPIKWRWVTERTFGTFNFFRRLSKDYEKTTKSQEAWVLWQNCQIILNRIKKMPI
- a CDS encoding TonB-dependent receptor plug domain-containing protein, with translation MMNHLLKTLILLLLVTGFVKPVLSQPDTLVSEKGFKLTVEEDILNLPVEGIQGLKVYGASNKLERAFDSPFDLSVIGKRQIELSGANSVPEVLKLCPGVIVRQKSNGNYDVQIRGAGYFPGGDVLSGYDQTSQLLVMIDGIPMIDYLWGDILWEALPVDMNDIERIEVVRGGNPVYGNNAVAGSINIVTKSKRKNGLSGEAMASAGTDNNYQYNGAINYGIENKLQARLSGYYHTLNRPFTDYYSLVKDQYIQSDSLLFYNPNAFETNTYSDAALQKYGANGFLTLKLSEGISFDAQLGLQNSLAQTTSMGIDTLMAMVMRRSKSNFFKVNGNIHGLNIQVGLTNGERNYSVDYPNSDYNFSQTFVNVSYNFKFNKLVVIPGISYQTGKYSNISEVTSFNPENQGGGSNLGPPLDLSYQNTSFYLNGDLKVNDKLRLLGVTRLETYNIAESFVFNGALTGTYKVTNDFIFRAGITSMNASPFLRNYPQNQIANVEEENVLILQANKGLKSVSKNSIQVGLRTKAIQNTEFDLEFFFNNSNNYLEEAQSQDSLLFYRKKENSSLETKQFGVTAKAIIALFSRVQLGTFITLQSTQFTNLNQVGTNVIFNNNFDSTVVSYTPTPQFYGGAYLEYSPLKNLSTFANMYYFSGHSLMDRNTERPMNGSFSLRSCLKILNRHFFDPIKYYLAVLP